The Lycium ferocissimum isolate CSIRO_LF1 chromosome 1, AGI_CSIRO_Lferr_CH_V1, whole genome shotgun sequence genome includes a region encoding these proteins:
- the LOC132069388 gene encoding uncharacterized protein LOC132069388 yields MLPIAWAVVEYENKTTWTWFMKILIEDLNLGDGTGYTVISDMQKGLLATIKELLPEVEQRQCARHILANWSKDWGGLERRLIFWKCARSTFEEKFGQIRAAWW; encoded by the exons ATGTTGCCAATTGCTTGGGCTGTTGTGGAGTATGAGAACAAAACCACATGGACTtggtttatgaaaatattgattgaAGACTTGAACTTAGGGGATGGGACTGGTTACACAGTCATTTCAGATATGCAGAAG GGGCTTCTTGCCACTATAAAAGAGCTGCTACCAGAAGTGGAGCAAAGGCAATGTGCTAGACACATCCTTGCAAACTGGTCAAAAGATTGGGGAGGCCTTGAAAGGAGGCTGATTTTTTGGAAATGTGCTAGAAGCACATTTGAGGAGAAATTTGGACAAATTAGAGCTGCTTGGTGGTGA
- the LOC132069400 gene encoding uncharacterized protein LOC132069400, with product MKEFKSELNNLCTENDDPKMKRQVRCQHGVLLKMQISWSRNNPGRRFWTCPFYGAKKCKFFEWRDDPIDERSKFVIHKLIKKMEEQAVELKKKMAEEVGLTNEMEEGESSCIDGDIGNDNSEMAIGNENITTNEEMKVLKVEEEMKVSKLEEEMKVMKLEQEKKGRCFTINKFLFLCMFFGVVIWFIGCS from the exons ATGAAAGAGTTCAAATCGGAGTTGAACAATCTTTGTACTGAAAATGACGATCCAAAGATGAAGCGTCAAGTGCGATGCCAGCACGGAGTATTATTAAAAATGCAGATTTCTTGGTCTCGTAATAATCCCGGAAGAAGATTTTGGACATGCCCATTCTATGGG gcTAAGAAATGTAAGTTCTTTGAATGGAGGGATGATCCTATTGATGAAAGGTCTAAGTTTGTTATTCACAAATTGATTAAGAAAATGGAAGAGCAAGCAgtggaattgaagaagaaaatggcGGAAGAAGTTGGTTTGACAAATGAAATGGAAGAAGGAGAGTCTTCTTGCATTGATGGAGATATTGGTAATGACAATAGTGAAATGGCCATCGGTAATGAGAATATCACTACAAATGAAGAGATGAAAGTGTTAaaggttgaagaagagatgaaagtgtcaaagcttgaagaagagatgaaagtgaTGAAGCTTGAACAAGAGAAGAAGGGTAGATGCTTTACTATTaacaagtttttgtttttgtgtatGTTCTTTGGTGTTGTTATTTGGTttattgggtgttcttga